A single Phragmites australis chromosome 4, lpPhrAust1.1, whole genome shotgun sequence DNA region contains:
- the LOC133915013 gene encoding RPM1-interacting protein 4-like isoform X2, giving the protein MAHQGIPKFGSWEDEGDHLYTQYFENARKGKSPGRSVSRNDHNGDSEVLSKDPPSAKASPLRTGSDPALQKLKDERHTNREDDLRRHEATARKPYADSPNHRYGDHTNHGGAARKTSTERSPIHPRHQARIVNKGGVSSPWERRGSSEGNRGAAPTTPGRSKMRSSGHGDETPDRGSAVPKFGEWDEKDPSTGEGFTDIFNKVREEKQSGSGNAPVITNDTNYNRSNQGHKYESSGCSCFSWFKN; this is encoded by the exons ATGGCA CATCAAGGAATTCCTAAATTTGGAAGCTGGGAGGATGAAGGTGATCACCTTTACACACAGTATTTTGAAAATGCTCGGAAGGGTAAATCGCCTGGGAGGTCTGTTAGTCGAAATGACCATAATGGAGATTCGGAGGTGCTCTCAAAGGATCCACCATCAGCTAAAGCCTCTCCTCTGAGAACTGGATCAGATCCAGCATTGCAGAAGCTCAAGGATGAAAGACATACAAACCGAGAAGATGATCTCCGTCGGCATGAGGCCACTGCTCGAAAACCATATGCGGATTCGCCTAATCATAGGTACGGTGATCATACCAACCATGGCGGTGCAGCGAGAAAAACCAGCACGGAACGTTCACCCATTCATCCTCGTCACCAAGCCAGAATTGTGAACAAAGGTGGAGTTTCATCTCCTTGGGAACGAAGGGGTTCATCAGAAGGAAACCGTGGAGCTGCTCCCACCACTCCGGGAAGGTCCAAGATGAGATCAAGCGGTCATGGAGATGAAACG CCTGATAGAGGATCAGCTGTGCCCAAGTTTGGAGAATGGGATGAGAAAGATCCATCTACAGGTGAAGGCTTCACAGACATATTTAACAAAGTGAGGGAAGAGAAACAGTCTGGTTCGGGCAATGCTCCTGTCATCACCAACGATACAAATTATAACCGATCCAATCAAGGCCACAAATATGAATCCTCA GGTTGTTCATGCTTCAGTTGGTTCAAGAACTGA
- the LOC133915013 gene encoding RPM1-interacting protein 4-like isoform X1, translating into MAHQGIPKFGSWEDEGDHLYTQYFENARKGKSPGRSVSRNDHNGDSEVLSKDPPSAKASPLRTGSDPALQKLKDERHTNREDDLRRHEATARKPYADSPNHRYGDHTNHGGAARKTSTERSPIHPRHQARIVNKGGVSSPWERRGSSEGNRGAAPTTPGRSKMRSSGHGDETPDRGSAVPKFGEWDEKDPSTGEGFTDIFNKVREEKQSGSGNAPVITNDTNYNRSNQGHKYESSCLLAGLFMLQLVQELILILSLRIT; encoded by the exons ATGGCA CATCAAGGAATTCCTAAATTTGGAAGCTGGGAGGATGAAGGTGATCACCTTTACACACAGTATTTTGAAAATGCTCGGAAGGGTAAATCGCCTGGGAGGTCTGTTAGTCGAAATGACCATAATGGAGATTCGGAGGTGCTCTCAAAGGATCCACCATCAGCTAAAGCCTCTCCTCTGAGAACTGGATCAGATCCAGCATTGCAGAAGCTCAAGGATGAAAGACATACAAACCGAGAAGATGATCTCCGTCGGCATGAGGCCACTGCTCGAAAACCATATGCGGATTCGCCTAATCATAGGTACGGTGATCATACCAACCATGGCGGTGCAGCGAGAAAAACCAGCACGGAACGTTCACCCATTCATCCTCGTCACCAAGCCAGAATTGTGAACAAAGGTGGAGTTTCATCTCCTTGGGAACGAAGGGGTTCATCAGAAGGAAACCGTGGAGCTGCTCCCACCACTCCGGGAAGGTCCAAGATGAGATCAAGCGGTCATGGAGATGAAACG CCTGATAGAGGATCAGCTGTGCCCAAGTTTGGAGAATGGGATGAGAAAGATCCATCTACAGGTGAAGGCTTCACAGACATATTTAACAAAGTGAGGGAAGAGAAACAGTCTGGTTCGGGCAATGCTCCTGTCATCACCAACGATACAAATTATAACCGATCCAATCAAGGCCACAAATATGAATCCTCA TGCTTACTTGCAGGGTTGTTCATGCTTCAGTTGGTTCAAGAACTGATACTCATCCTGTCCCTGAGAATTACATAA